Proteins encoded by one window of Dendropsophus ebraccatus isolate aDenEbr1 chromosome 4, aDenEbr1.pat, whole genome shotgun sequence:
- the CYP2R1 gene encoding vitamin D 25-hydroxylase isoform X3, producing the protein MRRQSGQHGQIFSLDLGGISAVVLNGYDAVKECLVRQSDVFADRPSLPLFLKLTKMGGLLNAKYGRCWTEHRKLAVSCFRGFGVGQKSFEGRIWEESSFFLDAVDTYKGKAFDPRHLTTIAVSNISNLILFGERFRYDDGDFLHMIEIFSQNIELAASAWVFLYNAVPLTGLLPCGKHQQLFRNAAQVYDFLLQLTQRFSQNRTPHSPRHFIDAYLDEMERSAADPDSTYSTENLIYSVGELIIAGTETTTNVLRWAMLFMALYPNIQVQVQKEIDVVIGPNRPPAFEERSRMPYTEAVLHEILRFCNIAPLGIFHATSRDTVVRGYSIPAGTMVITNLYSVHYDEKYWSNPEVFYPERFLDSNGHFTKREAFVPFSLGRRHCLGEQLARMELFLFFTALLQRFHLHFPHGFIPNPKPKLGMTLQPYPYLICAERR; encoded by the exons ATCTTCAGTCTGGACCTGGGCGGGATCTCAGCTGTGGTGCTAAACGGTTACGACGCGGTGAAGGAATGTCTGGTGCGGCAGAGTGACGTCTTCGCCGACCGCCCGTCGCTGCCACTGTTTCTTAAGCTGACGAAAATGGGAG GTCTTTTGAACGCCAAGTACGGGCGCTGCTGGACGGAGCACCGGAAGCTGGCGGTCAGCTGTTTCCGTGGTTTTGGGGTGGGGCAGAAGTCGTTTGAGGGGCGGATCTGGGAGGAGTCGTCCTTCTTCCTGGACGCGGTGGACACCTATAAGGGGAAAGCCTTTGACCCCAGGCACCTGACCACCATCGCCGTCTCCAACATCTCGAACCTCATCCTTTTCGGAGAACGCTTCCGCTACGATGACGGAGACTTCCTGCACATGATCGAGATCTTTAGCCAGAACATTGAGCTGGCCGCCAGCGCCTGGGTCTTCCTGTACAACGCCGTCCCCCTCACCGGCCTCCTGCCCTGTGGCAAACACCAGCAGCTCTTCCGCAACGCCGCCCAGGTCTATGACTTCCTGCTACAGCTCACCCAGCGCTTCTCCCAGAACCGCACACCACACTCACCGCGACACTTCATAGACGCCTACCTGGATGAGATGGAGCGAAGCGCAGCCGATCCCGACAGCACCTACTCCACCGAAAACCTCATCTACTCTGTGGGGGAGCTGATCATCGCCGGGACCGAGACCACCACCAACGTGCTGAGGTGGGCCATGCTCTTTATGGCACTGTACCCCAATATACAAG TTCAGGTACAGAAGGAAATCGACGTGGTGATTGGACCAAACCGGCCACCGGCCTTCGAGGAGCGCAGCAGGATGCCGTACACTGAGGCCGTGCTGCATGAGATCCTCAGGTTCTGCAACATCGCCCCCTTGGGGATTTTTCATGCCACTTCCAGGGACACAGTGGTGCGAGGATATTCAATCCCGGCGGGCACCATGGTCATCACCAACCTGTACTCCGTCCACTATGACGAGAAGTACTGGAGCAACCCCGAAGTCTTCTACCCCGAGCGATTCCTGGACAGCAATGGCCACTTCACCAAGAGGGAGGCCTTCGTGCCGTTCTCATTAG GGAGGAGACACTGTTTGGGGGAGCAGCTCGCCCGCATGGAGCTCTTCCTCTTCTTCACCGCTCTTCTCCAGCGATTCCACCTCCATTTTCCACACGGTTTTATACCAAACCCGAAGCCGAAGCTGGGAATGACTCTGCAGCCGTACCCCTACCTCATCTGTGCCGAGCGGCGGTAA